From Bacillus sp. FSL K6-3431, the proteins below share one genomic window:
- a CDS encoding glyoxalase superfamily protein: MNPQDAFMKSAITILRMFDEEKAKEFYVEFLEFTIDWEHRFEAGMPLYMQISNGDCIIHLSEHHGDSSPGVAIRIEVGDIKELQSKLLAKNYKYARPGLENTPWNALELSIDDPFKNRIVFYQSMDKKE, encoded by the coding sequence ATGAATCCCCAAGACGCTTTTATGAAAAGTGCTATCACAATATTGAGAATGTTTGATGAAGAAAAGGCAAAAGAGTTCTATGTTGAGTTTTTAGAATTTACGATAGATTGGGAACACAGATTTGAAGCCGGTATGCCGTTATACATGCAAATATCAAATGGTGATTGCATCATTCATCTTTCTGAACATCATGGTGATAGTAGTCCTGGAGTTGCTATTAGAATTGAAGTGGGAGATATTAAAGAGCTTCAATCTAAATTGCTTGCAAAAAATTATAAATACGCACGACCGGGTCTGGAAAATACGCCTTGGAATGCATTAGAATTATCTATCGATGACCCCTTTAAAAATAGAATCGTATTTTATCAAAGTATGGATAAAAAGGAATGA
- the rpsI gene encoding 30S ribosomal protein S9, with product MNERKKYGLKGARRAPQFSKR from the coding sequence CTGAATGAACGTAAGAAATACGGTCTTAAAGGCGCTCGTCGTGCACCACAGTTCTCAAAACGTTAA
- the metA gene encoding homoserine O-acetyltransferase MetA, whose product MPINIPKEMPAREILEKEKIFVMDEERAITQDIRPLDILILNLMPEKQKTEVQLLRLLGNTPLQLNISFVHMETHESKNTSKSHLDQFYTTFSEIKEKNFDGLIITGAPIEHLPFEQVNYWDELKMIMEWSKKHVTSTMHICWGAQAALYHHYNIDKYELPAKVSGIYEHSISDPTIKLVHGFDDIYLAPHSRYTGVDRSEVEIHPELILLSNGGAGPFMIISKDEKNIMLTGHLEYDTTTLAEEYVRDLNKGVDILPPENYFPNDDHTKKPSNTWRSHSHLLFSNWLNYYVYQQTPFNWN is encoded by the coding sequence TTGCCGATTAATATTCCAAAAGAAATGCCTGCAAGAGAAATATTAGAAAAAGAAAAAATATTTGTGATGGATGAAGAACGGGCAATTACCCAGGATATCCGCCCATTGGATATTCTTATTTTAAATTTAATGCCAGAAAAGCAAAAAACAGAAGTCCAATTGTTGCGGCTACTTGGAAATACGCCGTTACAACTAAATATATCTTTTGTCCATATGGAGACGCATGAATCGAAAAATACGAGCAAATCGCATCTCGATCAGTTTTATACGACATTTTCAGAGATCAAGGAGAAAAACTTTGATGGTTTGATCATTACAGGCGCTCCAATCGAGCATTTACCATTTGAACAGGTGAATTATTGGGATGAATTAAAAATGATCATGGAATGGTCTAAAAAACATGTAACCTCTACGATGCACATATGTTGGGGAGCGCAGGCTGCGTTATATCATCATTACAATATTGATAAATATGAACTCCCGGCGAAGGTATCAGGGATTTATGAGCATAGTATATCTGATCCAACTATTAAACTCGTACATGGTTTTGATGATATTTATTTGGCGCCACATTCTCGCTATACGGGTGTGGACCGTAGTGAAGTTGAGATTCATCCAGAATTAATATTGCTATCCAATGGAGGTGCAGGTCCCTTCATGATTATTTCAAAAGATGAAAAAAATATTATGCTCACTGGTCATCTTGAGTATGACACGACGACATTAGCAGAAGAATACGTTCGGGATCTAAATAAAGGTGTGGATATTTTACCACCTGAAAATTATTTTCCAAATGATGACCATACGAAGAAGCCAAGTAATACATGGCGCTCTCATAGCCATTTATTATTTTCCAATTGGTTGAATTACTATGTGTACCAACAAACGCCATTTAATTGGAATTAG
- a CDS encoding ABC transporter permease, giving the protein MTTALRRIIFIAMIAAIWEVTSRFSGLPDFMFPRLAQIFETLFNGLINGQITAAIGKSFSRILIGFSVAIILGVIMGYFIWRFKIVEDTLGFLVTALQSIPSIVWFPLAIIWFGLNDFAILFIVTIGATWTMTISATSGFKNVPQLYQRVAKTFGSSGFHFLRTVIMPASVPQLLSGLRIAWAFSWRALMAGELLGAGGGLGQLLETGRSLGQMDLVISVMIIIAVIGTIMDNVVFMRLERSVQTKWGVNQQ; this is encoded by the coding sequence ATGACTACAGCTTTAAGACGGATCATATTCATCGCAATGATAGCGGCGATATGGGAAGTCACATCTAGATTCTCAGGTCTCCCGGATTTCATGTTTCCGCGGTTGGCTCAAATATTCGAAACATTGTTCAATGGATTGATTAACGGACAAATTACAGCGGCTATCGGGAAAAGCTTTAGTAGAATTTTAATTGGTTTTTCCGTTGCTATTATTCTAGGTGTTATCATGGGTTACTTTATCTGGAGATTCAAAATAGTTGAAGATACGCTTGGTTTTTTAGTAACCGCACTTCAATCGATTCCAAGCATTGTCTGGTTTCCACTTGCGATTATCTGGTTTGGACTAAATGATTTCGCTATTTTGTTTATCGTTACCATTGGTGCAACATGGACGATGACAATCAGTGCAACGAGCGGATTTAAAAATGTTCCACAGCTATACCAGCGAGTGGCGAAGACGTTTGGCTCAAGCGGATTCCATTTTCTTCGAACCGTCATTATGCCAGCATCCGTTCCACAACTACTTTCCGGTTTACGGATTGCGTGGGCATTTTCTTGGAGAGCATTAATGGCTGGGGAATTACTTGGTGCAGGTGGAGGTCTAGGGCAGCTGCTAGAAACAGGCAGATCCCTCGGTCAAATGGATCTTGTTATTTCCGTCATGATTATTATTGCTGTAATCGGAACAATTATGGATAATGTAGTATTTATGCGTTTGGAACGATCTGTTCAAACGAAGTGGGGAGTCAATCAGCAGTAA
- a CDS encoding aliphatic sulfonate ABC transporter substrate-binding protein, whose translation MLKKTMLGVIAILFIGILGACAQGENAGDKKDGKQTVKIGYFPNLTHIATIVALENDYFKEEFGADVKIETKTVSNGGLFMEAMTTKAIDVGTVGPGPLLNFYVKNPKFHIISGAVNGGAVLVASEGSNIEKLEDLDGKRVAIPVIGSTQDVMLRKALQTVNLKAKENGGTVELFAAAPADTATLFVQKSVDAAATQEPWGNILETQANGKLLLDWDQFAWGKESTNTVVAASDAFLENEQLVDSYIKAHKKAVSFIQENPEGAQELVIKHIKDLTGKEINKEETAAAFKRLEVTTDVNEQVIQEMADISKEAGYVPSNDIEGMIDLSYLNK comes from the coding sequence ATGTTGAAAAAAACAATGCTCGGTGTCATCGCTATATTATTTATCGGAATTTTAGGAGCATGTGCACAAGGTGAAAATGCAGGTGATAAAAAAGATGGCAAGCAAACGGTGAAAATCGGTTATTTTCCAAACTTAACACATATAGCTACAATCGTTGCACTTGAAAATGACTATTTTAAAGAAGAGTTTGGTGCTGATGTAAAAATAGAAACAAAGACTGTGAGTAATGGTGGGTTATTTATGGAGGCCATGACAACAAAGGCAATTGATGTCGGAACAGTCGGTCCAGGTCCATTGCTTAATTTTTACGTGAAAAATCCGAAGTTTCATATTATATCTGGAGCAGTTAATGGAGGCGCAGTGCTTGTTGCAAGCGAAGGCAGCAACATTGAAAAATTAGAGGATCTAGATGGAAAAAGAGTAGCCATTCCTGTTATAGGGAGCACTCAGGATGTTATGTTGAGAAAAGCATTGCAAACTGTTAATTTGAAAGCGAAAGAAAATGGTGGAACAGTTGAATTATTCGCAGCAGCACCAGCAGATACTGCGACATTATTTGTTCAAAAATCAGTTGATGCAGCTGCGACACAAGAACCATGGGGAAACATTCTTGAAACACAGGCAAACGGGAAACTACTGCTTGACTGGGATCAATTTGCCTGGGGAAAAGAATCAACAAATACAGTTGTAGCTGCAAGTGACGCATTTTTAGAAAATGAACAGCTTGTTGACTCCTATATAAAAGCACATAAAAAAGCAGTTTCCTTTATCCAAGAAAATCCAGAGGGAGCACAGGAATTAGTAATTAAGCATATTAAAGATTTAACTGGCAAAGAAATTAATAAAGAGGAAACAGCGGCGGCATTTAAAAGATTAGAGGTAACAACAGATGTAAATGAACAAGTCATTCAAGAAATGGCTGATATTAGTAAAGAAGCTGGCTATGTTCCAAGTAACGATATTGAAGGCATGATAGATTTATCGTATCTAAATAAATAA
- the cysK gene encoding cysteine synthase A, protein MKIVDNIADLIGNTPLVRLNKLPDQNGAEIYVKLEYFNPSRSVKDRAAYNMIVEAEKSGLLTAGATIIEPTSGNTGIGLAMNAAARGYHSIIVMPDSATAERINILKAYGAEVVLTPNEEKMPGAIKKAQEIAAKTPNSFVPMQFENEANSDIHRTTTAPEIIEAMEMNGKKLAAFIGTSGTGGTITGTGETLKEYDPSITVHVVEPAGSPVLSGGKPGKHKLVGTSPGFIPSILNTSVYDEIIQIEDDQAYSTVRNLAAKEGMLLGPSGGASVYAALQVAKRLSPGQTVVCIAPDTGERYLSSDLFRQTERP, encoded by the coding sequence ATGAAAATCGTAGACAACATTGCTGATTTAATAGGGAATACACCTTTAGTAAGGCTTAATAAACTTCCCGATCAGAATGGTGCTGAAATATATGTAAAACTTGAATATTTTAATCCAAGCCGCAGTGTAAAGGATAGGGCGGCATATAATATGATTGTTGAAGCTGAAAAATCGGGTCTTCTAACTGCTGGAGCTACTATTATTGAGCCAACATCGGGAAATACAGGAATCGGTTTGGCAATGAATGCAGCAGCAAGAGGATATCACTCCATCATCGTGATGCCTGATTCTGCTACAGCAGAACGCATCAATATTTTAAAAGCATATGGTGCCGAAGTGGTACTCACACCAAATGAGGAAAAGATGCCTGGAGCTATCAAAAAGGCACAAGAGATCGCAGCTAAAACACCAAATAGCTTTGTACCAATGCAGTTTGAAAATGAAGCGAATTCTGATATCCATCGCACAACGACAGCACCAGAAATTATCGAGGCAATGGAAATGAACGGTAAAAAATTAGCCGCTTTTATTGGAACTTCTGGAACGGGAGGTACAATTACTGGTACGGGTGAGACTTTAAAGGAATATGATCCTTCGATTACAGTTCATGTCGTCGAACCAGCTGGATCTCCAGTATTATCAGGAGGAAAGCCTGGTAAACATAAGTTAGTTGGAACGAGCCCAGGATTCATTCCTTCCATATTAAATACATCAGTATATGATGAAATTATCCAAATTGAAGATGATCAAGCATATAGTACTGTGCGAAACTTGGCAGCGAAAGAGGGAATGTTACTAGGACCTTCAGGTGGTGCTTCAGTCTATGCTGCGTTACAAGTAGCTAAACGATTATCCCCAGGTCAAACAGTTGTATGTATTGCACCAGATACTGGAGAAAGATATTTATCAAGTGATTTATTTAGACAAACTGAACGCCCTTGA
- a CDS encoding ABC transporter ATP-binding protein, with translation MYLSIDGINKSFKDEKNQTVIVLDGIDMHVDKGSFVSIVGPSGCGKSTLLYLIAGLEKADQGRITIQGKEVKKPGPDRVVVFQEAGLFPWLTVLENVTYGLYLKKMTKAEANAKAIDILKMVHLSKYINAYPHQLSGGMKQRVAIARALVMEPDILLMDEPFSALDEQTRMVLHKELLDIWRKTKVTIFFVTHNIREAVLLSEKVVVFATRPGKIKDVITIPTTKDGVMPDTVTLHTEQRILSILQDEIEKVLKEEMGDDYSFKTDHIHRNDSGDMGSHI, from the coding sequence ATGTATTTATCAATCGATGGAATAAATAAAAGTTTTAAAGATGAGAAGAATCAAACAGTTATAGTATTAGACGGCATCGACATGCATGTTGATAAAGGTAGCTTTGTTTCAATCGTAGGGCCTTCAGGCTGTGGGAAATCTACATTGCTTTATCTCATTGCGGGTCTAGAGAAGGCAGATCAAGGGAGAATCACCATACAGGGAAAAGAAGTAAAAAAACCGGGTCCCGATCGTGTCGTTGTTTTTCAGGAAGCAGGATTATTTCCTTGGCTTACTGTACTTGAAAATGTTACTTACGGATTATATTTGAAAAAAATGACAAAAGCAGAAGCGAATGCTAAAGCAATCGATATATTAAAGATGGTTCATCTCAGCAAATATATTAATGCATACCCACATCAACTATCTGGTGGTATGAAACAAAGGGTAGCCATTGCCCGCGCACTAGTCATGGAGCCAGACATTTTACTTATGGATGAACCATTTTCTGCGCTTGATGAGCAAACAAGAATGGTCTTGCATAAAGAACTGCTAGATATTTGGAGAAAAACGAAAGTAACGATCTTTTTTGTTACACATAATATTCGTGAAGCTGTTTTACTATCAGAAAAAGTGGTCGTTTTCGCAACTCGTCCTGGAAAAATTAAAGATGTTATAACTATTCCAACGACGAAAGATGGTGTCATGCCAGACACTGTGACACTTCATACGGAACAAAGAATATTATCGATATTGCAAGATGAAATCGAAAAAGTGTTAAAGGAGGAGATGGGTGATGACTACAGCTTTAAGACGGATCATATTCATCGCAATGATAGCGGCGATATGGGAAGTCACATCTAG